Proteins found in one Serinicoccus marinus DSM 15273 genomic segment:
- the sucB gene encoding 2-oxoglutarate dehydrogenase, E2 component, dihydrolipoamide succinyltransferase, with amino-acid sequence MSERVSMPALGESVTEGTVTRWLKSVGDSVEVDEPLLEVSTDKVDTEIPSPVAGTLQEILAEEDETVEVGADLCVVGDGDGGDSSDSGGSDAQADEEESQQEDSGDADESDEQEQESGDSGESQDASDSKDESSEDTGSGDSGGSSGGGGGSEGETVTMPALGESVTEGTVTRWLKSEGDSVEVDEPLLEVSTDKVDTEIPSPVAGVLTSILAGEDETVEVGGELAVIGGESSGGGSDEGSSQDEEKSEEPAEVDKEEKAEGESEEKPAEDEKKEEKAEEDSSEDLGGEQEKQEKAAQEASESSGTSDADDSGQAVGVGTTSAEAGSTSHKDADGDGTRDVEQRQQSTASTPQGQDVSAYVTPLVRKLAAQHDVDLGSLTGTGVGGRIRKQDVLDAAQAKKEQPAEAPAAQEEKAATPETSAPSGGGSPSPESEAKRGTTEKMSRLRKVIATRMVESLQTSAQLTTVIEVDVTKISRLRKRAKDEFLKREGTKLSFMPFFAMAAIEALKEHPIVNASVEDDSIVYHAAEHLGVAVDTPRGLLVPVIKDAGDLNIAGLARKIADLAERTRDNKVTPDELSGGTFTLTNTGSRGALFDTPIINQPNVGILGTGAVVKRPVVIVDEDGMETIAIRDMVYLAISYDHRVVDGADAARFLATMKERLEDGKFEV; translated from the coding sequence ATGTCGGAACGTGTATCGATGCCCGCCCTCGGTGAGTCCGTCACCGAGGGGACCGTGACCCGCTGGCTCAAGAGCGTCGGCGACTCCGTCGAGGTCGACGAGCCGCTGCTTGAGGTGTCCACCGACAAGGTCGACACCGAGATCCCCTCCCCCGTCGCGGGCACGCTGCAGGAGATCCTCGCCGAGGAGGACGAGACCGTCGAGGTCGGCGCCGACCTGTGCGTCGTCGGGGACGGCGACGGGGGCGACAGCAGCGACTCCGGCGGCTCGGACGCGCAGGCCGACGAGGAGGAGTCCCAGCAGGAGGACTCCGGTGACGCTGATGAGTCCGACGAGCAGGAGCAGGAGTCCGGGGACTCCGGTGAGAGCCAGGACGCGAGCGACTCGAAGGATGAGAGCAGCGAGGACACCGGGTCCGGGGACTCGGGTGGCTCCTCCGGGGGCGGCGGCGGCTCGGAGGGCGAGACCGTGACCATGCCCGCGCTGGGCGAGTCGGTGACCGAGGGCACCGTCACCCGCTGGCTCAAGTCCGAGGGCGACTCCGTCGAGGTCGACGAGCCGCTGCTCGAGGTCTCCACCGACAAGGTCGACACCGAGATCCCCTCCCCCGTCGCGGGGGTACTGACCTCGATCCTCGCCGGGGAGGACGAGACCGTCGAGGTCGGCGGGGAGCTCGCCGTCATCGGGGGTGAGTCCTCCGGCGGAGGTTCCGACGAGGGCTCCTCGCAGGACGAGGAGAAGTCGGAGGAGCCCGCTGAGGTCGACAAGGAGGAGAAGGCCGAGGGCGAGTCCGAGGAGAAGCCGGCCGAGGACGAGAAGAAGGAAGAGAAGGCCGAGGAGGACTCCTCCGAGGACCTGGGCGGCGAGCAGGAGAAGCAGGAGAAGGCGGCCCAGGAGGCCTCCGAGTCCAGCGGCACCTCCGACGCCGACGACAGCGGCCAGGCGGTCGGTGTCGGCACCACCTCCGCCGAGGCCGGTTCCACCTCGCACAAGGACGCCGACGGCGACGGCACGCGGGACGTGGAGCAGCGTCAGCAGTCCACGGCCTCGACGCCGCAGGGGCAGGACGTCAGTGCCTACGTCACGCCGCTGGTGCGCAAGCTCGCCGCCCAGCACGACGTCGACCTGGGCTCGCTCACCGGAACCGGTGTGGGAGGCCGCATCCGCAAGCAGGACGTGCTCGACGCCGCCCAGGCCAAGAAGGAGCAGCCTGCCGAGGCACCGGCGGCACAGGAGGAGAAGGCCGCCACGCCGGAGACCTCCGCCCCGTCCGGGGGCGGGTCCCCGAGCCCGGAGAGCGAGGCCAAGCGGGGCACGACCGAGAAGATGTCGCGCCTGCGCAAGGTCATCGCGACCCGCATGGTGGAGTCGCTGCAGACGAGCGCCCAGCTGACCACGGTCATCGAGGTCGACGTCACGAAGATCTCCCGGCTGCGCAAGCGCGCCAAGGACGAGTTCCTCAAGCGGGAGGGCACCAAGCTCTCGTTCATGCCGTTCTTCGCGATGGCCGCCATCGAGGCGCTCAAGGAGCACCCGATCGTCAACGCCAGCGTCGAGGACGACTCCATCGTCTACCACGCGGCGGAGCACCTCGGCGTCGCGGTCGACACCCCGCGCGGCCTGCTCGTGCCGGTCATCAAGGACGCCGGTGACCTCAACATCGCGGGCCTGGCACGCAAGATCGCCGACCTGGCCGAGCGCACCCGCGACAACAAGGTCACGCCGGACGAGCTGTCCGGAGGCACGTTCACGCTGACCAACACCGGGTCGCGCGGCGCGCTCTTCGACACCCCGATCATCAACCAGCCCAACGTCGG